Part of the Onthophagus taurus isolate NC chromosome 11, IU_Otau_3.0, whole genome shotgun sequence genome is shown below.
tgttggaaACATTTTAGTGAGTGATACTAgtacaaaattcaatttaatttaacatgcATATACACGGTTTCCCAAAAGTAATGGATAAATTCGTTGAAACAATCAAAAACAGATTATAGAAAAATCGCTGGGAGCGGTCCAAAGATTTagctttttgcaatttttggttttgattttaaatttttccgctatttttaaacgagttacaACGTCATCAAtacttttttcaaatggcaatccctcatttttattacggaatatgaaagaaaatatttttctgaatttagtacattcaaaattaatattaattacaaaGACATTTAACATTCATTTGACatagaaaaatagcagtaggAATTTTAGCAAATTTGGCAAACAGGTATGAAAAGGAGTATCAACAGTTTTGCCAGTGGAAAAGGGACAATGGtgaacaaaaagaagaaaagtaaTATTGGATACGAATCAAGACAGTTAAAAGTACTCACCAGAGTACGTAAATATTAGCTTCTAAGATTTagaacatattttattagtttaaaatttatttaaaactatattttgtacttatttaataatattgtaaatacaaatttttaaatatttgtgtttctatttacaaaaaaagaaatagtcCGGTATGTGTTGCTTAATAACATAATGTTTTCATTAATCGTAGATGCCTatggaaacaaataaattgtaaGTAAAGACAACCTGATTACAAACATTTCttagaaacatttaaaaaaatttaagacagaAGTATGTAAATAACGGGAATCTGAGATCATTTTAGAATATCCAAATGTACTTCTTGGCATGTCCTACATGAACAGCAATTGTATCCTTCGAAAATGTACTATTGATGATgcgtttttagaaaaaaatactttttacagATAACCATTAATTATACTGAAGAAAATCCAGATTTTctcagattttttttattttatttttgtgaataactcgaaaactatgcgtctaattaaaaatttgtaagcgtaaaaataatttcaaaatgaaatagtCTTTTAGAATCAGTTGGAAAATTTAATGGTTTATGACAATGAAAAAGTTCTAAGAAAATAACCTTTgtgaacagcctgtatagcactAATCTGgtgtttgcatatttttaaaaagtatcttaaacgatttttcatgataacattgcactgtttgccaaattttatcattttaagacaaatcatattgaaaatatttaagaaaatgtttaaaaatttcttaacattGATGGCCTatatcttagccatttatgggtttagaccaaaaaaacgaatcgtcatcattttgacTTTAGTATTTGTGCTTAAAATTATgtcacgacttacagaaacacctgtatatgttCAGTCTCTATTAAATgaaccaattttattttttgtctaCCAACTAATTTAAATACACAAGATTCTGTTTCATTTAATAACCTACATTCAATTgttaagataaataaaaaagatctgGGATTaatgttatagataaatttaactcaaTTAACacagtttttaaatttctttgacaaattttctaatataaGGCTATTAAGATGTTACATCatcgaaaaaagaaaaaaaaaattctatcaaatgagcctaaggAAAGCGTacattgctatttaaaaaattcaagtgttaaaattcatttgttttctgaaataaaaacaattgaatgctgtcttattatgaaacataaaatgttaaacaacTTTTCTATAAAAAGTCTTTTTATAAAGTCGATATTTACGAAAGATTCTTTGTATTTGTGCGctaaataaagattattattatttattgttataattgaTATTTAAGCGACAATGCTATTCTTGAAATATGccttgttttattaattttattttaataatgcaTTTACtatcataaaataatacaagtttttaatcattataaattttttataaaaattcttaccTCCAACAATTTGTTGTTAATCATCTTCGAAATGGAGAATTGAAAATCTGCCttcttttgtgtttatttgatgataattcataaccaataTGCAATATTTGGACATTTCTACAACGTTGTTTCTGCAAAAACTGTTAAAACCACAAAACAAGCTTCTTTGAAATCAACTCTTCTTCGAATGGAATGGAATGAAAAATAGAATTGCGTCTGGATGAAATCCACGGTTGCAAGGTCAACGAAAGAGCTCATGCGTCACTGAAACGACATCTGGGCAGGCATAGTTTTGTTTCCCATTAATAGATGGCACCGCTTAAATTATTCTACATTTTTAcacacaattaaattttattatattttttaaaagctgTATTTAATTACagagataatttaaaattttaagtatgATGCAGTTAACACTTTGTTTACGTGAATCTGAATCAGCGTTGCCAACCCTACTGAATAATCGGTAGAGTTACCGCTATagcaaggtctatagaacataaggttacccaataccgattctcctcctctgagaggcaaggtgggtcagtgacgtagctggttctatgaacaacacaacaccacctatactgtggtacagtctatataaaatatttaaacctcgcatcgtgttgtcACGTATAGGCACAtgtataggctatcttttattctgactgtatcgaaccagtgacgtcaatttgcggggtaataatcgatactacagaggcatagggaatgaggtaaccttatgttctataaaccttgCCGCTATAGAACATTGTCTACCGACATACGACATCTACTGATTTTCATGAGCTTTATTTTATTCTACAATTCCAACCTATTacagaacattttttaagtgCGATTATAGTGTGCTTTCTAACAATATGGTTTAAAAAAAGCGATCTGGCAACGTCGTTCGCTTCGTTTCTCTCAatgatgttattaaaattgatatttttttacaaattaaaaactattcaATAAGTACTGTAAGGAGCGGCCCTTACTTTGACGTGTGGGTGTGGACGTgtgaaatgaaaatttgtcACGCAATTATTAACTTGGTCAAAGAATTAGAATAAAaggaaatttgatttttaagctTTAAGTACTTTAATTACAACAGAATTTATCGAACAAAAttcattaaacaaaatttatacaacaaaatttaccaaaacgtATGTACCAAACGAGTCATACCAAACAAAATGGAATATAAGCAATTAGTACATGAAATTACTCACAAAGGGTTACAACTCTCATCGTTGCAACGGGCTCCTTTCGACCAACGATCACTTCTCCCTTTCTGGTTTCGACTCTTCTTGTCTGAACCTTTCCACTGGAATCCACACTAGGAACTCGTTTTCCAACTCATGAACGACTCAATTGTCTTCTGGACCTCGAACTCTTCTTTGTTTCTCTCATCCACTAGATATGACTTTGACTTCAGTGGTCCATCTCTACTCTAAACTAAACTCCTAACTCACTGAGGCTTCATAACTGACTCTAATTAACTGACTGACTATGACTAACTGACTCCAAGGAACTCCTCTCTTCTTCTTCCCGTCTGAGATTTGAAACCCTTTCGTTCCGAGCGCTCTTAACCTAAACAATACTCTTTTAAACTGTGTGATATGGAAGACGCTGAAAGCAAAATTAATCATGACTTAGTTAAGGTCGAAGAACTTGCTGGCAAGCTTTGTCTACGGATTAATTCTAGTAAGTCATCGGTTATGGTTTTTGGGGATACAGCTTCATCTGAGTTTGTAAAAACTAACTTGCAATTGGTGATGGGTGGAAGTTGGCTTAGCATTGgggaaaatgtaaaaaattttttgtatctgTTTCGATGAGCGCCTTCGCTTTGATGGGCATGTTCGGgtgtttcaattattttatttttcaatttttgtcttaTTATTATGCTGAGGGTCATTGAAAAACACTGCGACAAAGGGGCCTTGGTCACTTGGTCGACCTGACGTGACCCTCTTTAATCAAAACTGcctttttatgattttattattattttttctatttgtacATATATCTTATTGATAccgattaataaacattattattattattaaacaatcGTTTCCATAGGCCGAACAACTCGAATAGTCGAAAATGTTCCGTGCTAAACTAAAGTAGCGGAGAAATCATACCTTTTTCAgaaaaccattttcaaaataacggggtaaaaatttgaaaattaacgacaaaaataaatcaatgaAAAAACGTTACAATTACATTCATTAGACCTTTTTTTCAACCAGTAGTAAATACGTAcacaatttcaaattctaaggtttaatttttggctcaactttgatcgctcatagctcgaaacaaaagagttgcgaccctatgtttatataaaaaaattgttattgttattttgggAAGTACGACAAATAAGatgtaattgttatttaacattttttcagtCGTCTTTTAGACGACACTGCCGTGCTTGGttaagaaaatatcaaaagaaaactatagGCACAAAGCTTCAACTGatcgttgttttattaattgtacACAAATGAGAGGTTGTTAGATGAACAACACTAGCAAAAAGAATGATGCACAAATATTATGTATATTGATATTTGTCGCAATCGTAGACATCGATAGATAGTTCATTATTCTGATATATTTGTGGCCCTGAGAAGGGCCGTTTGTTAATGTGTCGCGGCGGCAAGGATAAAAGAGTAAATTAAGGTTTTTTCTCGGTCTTCTTAGGTAACAAAACAGCTTGAATATTCGGAAGCACACCTCCTTGTGCAATAGTTACTCCAgatagtaatttatttaattcttcgtCGTTACGTATGGCCAGTTGCAAATGCCTAGGGATGATACGAGTCTTTTTGTTATCTCTAGCGGCGTTACCGGCTAATTCGAGAACTTCCGCTGCTAAGTACTCCATTACGGCCGCCAAATATACGGGAGCTCCGGCTCCTACACGTTCAGCATAATTGCCCTTCCTCAGCAACCTGTGAATGCGGCCAACGGGAAATTGTAATCCGGCACGACTGGATCTGGACTTTGCTTTCCCTTTAACTTTTCCACCTTTTCCTCGACCCGACATGGCGACTTAGATTAGTTGATTGTTGATTAATGTGTGCCGAAAACTTCAACAAtatggttctagttttaatgccAGCGAAAccgttttcttaaaatatttatacgcATCTACGCCGACGGTGCAACCAATAGGCTGCCGTCAACCAAGCGATAGCAACAGGAGGCGTGGCCTACTGGTCCGACGCTTCCACGTTTTAAACgacaaaaacggtttttttttaaattttgtagaCGCGAACGGTTTGTTAACGTCGTGCGAGTACTGAACGATATTAAAATCTTGTAATcgatttattgttattaactaATCAACAATGCCACCAAAAACTAGTGGAAAAGCAGCAAAAAAGGCCGGTAAAGCgcaaaaaaacatttcgaaaacCGACAAAAAGAAGAAGCGCAAGAGGAAGGAAAGCTACGCTATTTACATTTACAAGGTATTGAAGCAAGTTCATCCTGACACTGGCATTTCGAGTAAAGCTATGAGCATCATGAACAGCTTTGTGAATGATATTTTCGAGCGAATTGCCGCGGAAGCGTCTCGTTTGGCCCATTATAACAAAAGATCGACCATCACCAGTCGTGAAATTCAGACGGCGGTCAGACTTCTATTACCCGGAGAATTGGCGAAGCACGCCGTAAGTGAGGGCACCAAAGCTGTTACGAAATACACAAGTTCCAAATAATTTctctacatttttataacgACCGGTTCTTTTCAGAGCCACAAATCTATTTCTGAGAAAGTATTATCGCATCCTATCCACAGTTTAGTTTTACATACTATTATCATACAAGACTCGctgaatttaatataaatttaagcACGTCGAATACTTTACCACCACcttgtttataacttttatgatgTCCGAAGAAGTTCCAAACTATAAGTAAAACGCTTAATGAAGTATGTAATAACTCGGtaaaatttcagaaaaatttttaacttgaaTATATGTaagtatttgaaaataaaaaaagctaCAAACTTTGTACTAGAACTGTGTACGTAGAAAGGAAAGGAATGACGGTGGTAATAACAGggacttaaatttttttttaactaaaatttaataaaaaattaaagtttatttataacaactaaaatttaattataaaaatacggtaattataattaacttaatatttgaAAGAAATACAACAAATAAGAGAATAGTATGAAtgagtatttattaaaaattaaaaaatacttaaacaacagggtattaattgtttagactctaaaatcataaatttgaaatacctaaattgaaaagaaatttactccttaaaaaaaagaaaaaaaaacacttaaacaGTATTTAGAgtactaattattattattaatattattacttccCATCtcgttagaaatttttatgtaaaaaattaataaaaaaaaaataaaataaccgttataatcaataacaaaaaaagaaggTACAACACAAAATTAGAGacatttttgacaataattaacaataaagaatttaagaaAACGATTATAAATAAGAAGATGAATccagattttgaaaattaaaagtaaaactgaCGTGGCTAAAgctcctgaagatgactaaaaatagttgaaaCCGGTTGagctgaaaataaaatttattcatctcaaaaacaaagttattttattcgagcgcgggaagttagcctcccattttttgatttttaatttttttattgttgttctacattgtccCAAAGtggcaaatcgaaaaaataaaaacaccgcgagaaaaccgaaaaaacgggttttttgactagctccccatttttggaaaaatgaaattttctttgttattctGGGTTATTCTaattgttctagttattgttctagaaaatcaaaattatggaatacagcattacgaagttataactaaaaataggtttggccgccgaaatgtctagttgatgtgaccatagtttttctattatcaattccatattgcaaatatatacttattataacTAACGCAATCtagaacagctattattttcactagaacaactctctaaagggcactttactctttaaaaattaaagtttttggaagtttcagtcagtaattcttgtgtcagcggttttatattacacaataagaattaaaaaacatagaacaatctaaaataactcaaactttgtagattcaaattgttctagatgtgttttacgtttaacacggacattaattttgcaaaatcacatattttttgttgctctaaattgttcttgttgttctaggtacttgtttataaatgtttatttaatcactgcggctttagttcttttaaagttttatattaaaaattagtacttacaacaattaaaacaattcagaacagctgatattttcactagaaaagccttaaatttgagttgttgtgataggttttgttgaatcagtgaaccaacctttaatataataatagttttaaaaaaattaaataatatggaataatctgaCTTGTTAATTCAACTTGtatggatttttttcttaatgtttataaagtttaaagtttatGTATGTTCTTGTAATTTCAGTTGTATACCtagttgtttaaaattcatattttattttttttattaatt
Proteins encoded:
- the LOC111415096 gene encoding histone H2A-like, whose product is MSGRGKGGKVKGKAKSRSSRAGLQFPVGRIHRLLRKGNYAERVGAGAPVYLAAVMEYLAAEVLELAGNAARDNKKTRIIPRHLQLAIRNDEELNKLLSGVTIAQGGVLPNIQAVLLPKKTEKKP
- the LOC111415095 gene encoding histone H2B; translation: MPPKTSGKAAKKAGKAQKNISKTDKKKKRKRKESYAIYIYKVLKQVHPDTGISSKAMSIMNSFVNDIFERIAAEASRLAHYNKRSTITSREIQTAVRLLLPGELAKHAVSEGTKAVTKYTSSK